The following are encoded together in the Streptobacillus ratti genome:
- a CDS encoding ADP-ribosylglycohydrolase family protein, giving the protein MVGYGTHNQPAGTWSDDTSMLLATLDSLKKINIKLMLKI; this is encoded by the coding sequence ATGGTAGGATATGGAACTCATAATCAACCTGCAGGAACATGGTCAGATGATACAAGTATGTTATTAGCAACACTAGATAGTTTAAAAAAAATAAATATAAAATTGATGTTAAAGATATGA
- a CDS encoding ADP-ribosylglycohydrolase family protein → MRNRFNNWLYKGEYTTDKRVFDVGITTRQALDSGQGLDDFFSNGNGSLMRILPLVFINSTNDEIDEVSAITHAHSISKEACRIYVNIIKSLVQKKNLRDILDNLECSEHFSRLKYLYTLKEEEIKSTGYVVDTLEASLWCVLTPNSFEESVLKAINLGDDTDTIGAITGGLSGIIYGFNNIPKDWIEKLRNKEEIEEYLFYII, encoded by the coding sequence ATGAGGAATAGATTTAATAATTGGTTATACAAAGGTGAATATACAACGGATAAAAGAGTATTTGATGTAGGTATTACCACAAGACAAGCACTTGATTCTGGACAAGGTTTAGATGATTTTTTTTCAAATGGTAACGGTTCTTTAATGAGAATATTACCTTTAGTTTTTATAAATTCTACTAATGATGAGATAGATGAAGTATCTGCTATAACTCATGCACATTCTATTTCTAAGGAAGCATGTAGAATTTATGTAAATATAATAAAATCTTTAGTTCAAAAGAAAAATTTAAGAGATATACTTGATAACTTAGAATGTAGTGAACACTTTTCAAGACTAAAATATCTTTATACCTTGAAAGAGGAAGAAATAAAATCAACAGGTTATGTAGTTGATACTTTAGAAGCTAGTTTGTGGTGTGTCTTAACTCCAAATAGTTTTGAAGAATCAGTATTAAAAGCTATAAATTTAGGTGATGATACAGATACAATAGGAGCCATAACTGGTGGATTATCTGGAATAATTTACGGATTTAATAATATACCTAAAGATTGGATTGAAAAATTGAGAAATAAAGAAGAAATAGAAGAATATCTATTTTATATAATATAA